One part of the Terriglobales bacterium genome encodes these proteins:
- the hoxU gene encoding bidirectional hydrogenase complex protein HoxU, whose translation MKPNTAQITTLKIDGHDCGARSDETILDVAQENNIFIPTLCHIDGLQDIGACRLCLVEIKGSNKLLPACVTRVQEGMEVTTNSPRLQHYRKAILEMLFSERNHICSVCVSNGHCELQWLAEQLGLTHISVPYLHPKLEVDASNRRFVADHNRCILCTRCVRVCDEIEGAHTWDLYGRGVDTRVVSDLKQPWGESESCTGCGKCVHVCPTGALVEKGRSAGEMTKRGQFLPYLTLMREERQ comes from the coding sequence ATGAAGCCCAACACCGCCCAGATCACCACACTCAAGATTGACGGGCACGATTGCGGCGCGCGCTCCGACGAAACCATCCTCGATGTCGCGCAGGAGAACAACATTTTCATCCCGACGCTCTGCCACATTGACGGACTCCAGGACATCGGAGCGTGCCGTCTCTGCCTGGTCGAGATCAAGGGCAGCAACAAGTTGCTTCCGGCTTGCGTCACCCGTGTGCAGGAAGGCATGGAGGTGACCACCAACTCCCCGCGCCTCCAGCACTATCGCAAGGCAATTCTGGAAATGCTTTTCTCTGAGCGAAATCACATCTGCTCGGTATGTGTGTCGAACGGCCACTGCGAACTGCAATGGCTGGCCGAACAGCTTGGACTCACTCACATCTCGGTTCCCTACCTGCACCCGAAGCTGGAAGTGGATGCCTCCAACCGTCGCTTCGTAGCCGACCACAATCGCTGCATTCTCTGCACTCGCTGTGTTCGCGTCTGCGACGAAATTGAAGGAGCGCATACCTGGGATCTGTACGGACGCGGCGTTGACACCCGGGTTGTCAGCGACCTGAAACAGCCTTGGGGCGAATCGGAAAGCTGCACTGGTTGCGGCAAATGCGTACACGTGTGTCCCACCGGGGCACTTGTCGAGAAAGGCAGATCGGCCGGAGAAATGACCAAGCGAGGACAATTCCTTCCCTATCTCACTCTCATGCGGGAGGAACGCCAATGA
- a CDS encoding hydrogenase maturation protease, with translation MADVLVIGYGNPLRGDDGVGPVIAEEIAKKICDPQSKVQVVACHQLNPELAEAVADTREVIFVDASVELKPGDVRISSVKPDQFSPAGFTHSMKPSALLATASELFGQAPPAKAVAIGAASFDIGMTLTPEVRAAVRLATEVIEKEIARCLRSNA, from the coding sequence ATGGCAGACGTGCTCGTAATCGGTTACGGCAATCCGCTCCGCGGCGATGATGGCGTTGGTCCGGTCATCGCCGAAGAGATCGCGAAGAAGATATGCGATCCACAGTCGAAGGTGCAGGTGGTCGCGTGCCACCAGCTCAATCCGGAACTGGCAGAAGCCGTAGCCGATACGCGCGAAGTCATCTTTGTGGACGCCTCCGTGGAACTCAAACCCGGGGACGTCCGCATTAGCTCCGTCAAGCCGGACCAGTTCTCGCCGGCCGGATTCACCCACAGCATGAAGCCCTCTGCCCTGCTTGCTACCGCGTCCGAACTCTTCGGACAGGCTCCACCGGCAAAGGCCGTGGCGATCGGAGCAGCTTCCTTCGATATCGGCATGACGTTGACGCCAGAAGTGCGCGCAGCCGTGCGACTTGCTACAGAAGTCATCGAGAAAGAAATCGCGCGTTGCCTGAGAAGCAACGCCTGA
- the hoxE gene encoding bidirectional hydrogenase complex protein HoxE: protein MQLKPGAVPPPNEDKRWRIVEGTMRRHGHQSHALIEVLHTVQECFGYLDDVALRWVARNLRLPYSKVYGVATFYHFFTLKPQGKHTCVVCTGTACYIKGSTALINAVTAKAKITPGETSDNKQVSLLTARCVGSCGLAPAVVFDGEVAGKVTPEQISKRVEGWMRNDA, encoded by the coding sequence ATGCAGCTGAAACCTGGTGCAGTCCCGCCACCCAATGAGGACAAACGTTGGCGCATCGTGGAAGGAACAATGCGCCGTCACGGCCACCAATCCCACGCACTCATAGAAGTTCTACATACAGTTCAGGAATGTTTTGGGTATCTCGACGACGTTGCCCTGCGGTGGGTCGCACGAAACCTGCGACTTCCCTACAGCAAGGTGTATGGCGTCGCGACCTTCTATCACTTTTTTACCCTGAAGCCACAAGGCAAACACACGTGCGTCGTGTGTACCGGCACGGCCTGCTACATCAAGGGTTCTACAGCACTCATAAACGCCGTTACCGCAAAAGCGAAAATCACACCCGGAGAAACTTCGGATAACAAGCAGGTCTCGCTGCTGACGGCGCGCTGCGTAGGCTCGTGCGGCTTGGCGCCAGCCGTTGTGTTTGACGGCGAGGTCGCGGGCAAAGTCACACCCGAACAGATTTCCAAGCGGGTAGAAGGGTGGATGCGAAATGACGCTTGA
- a CDS encoding Ni/Fe hydrogenase subunit alpha produces MPTITIDPITRIEGHSRVSIHLDKSGMVQDAQLHVTQFRGFEKLCQGRPFYEMPALMARICGICPVSHLIASAKACDALLAVRIPETAERLRRIMHLAQIIQSHALSFFYLCSPDFLLGMDSDPAHRNLFGVAAHSPQLARDGVQLRKFGQEIIRILGGKRIHPAWIVPGGVSNPLKAEDRDAILKMVPEALEIAQRTLTWFKRQLENFREEIRVFANFPSHFLALAKDDGGLAFYKGWIRIVDADGEIVNNFEARDYQEYIGEAVEPNSYLKSPFYKPLGYPQGMYRVGPLARLNMARHCGTPLADQELAEFRELERRFVLSSFYYHYARLIEILFSIERIEWLLNSEGILSDHVRAYAGPNEYEGVGVAEAPRGTLIHHYKINPNGLIQTANLIIATSHNNLAMNRGLTQVAKHFIKGRVVPEGALNRVEAVIRAFDPCLSCSTHADGRMMLNVQVFSSDGELINEVNR; encoded by the coding sequence ATGCCAACCATCACCATTGACCCGATCACCCGAATCGAAGGGCACTCACGCGTCAGCATCCATCTCGACAAGAGCGGCATGGTGCAGGACGCCCAACTTCACGTCACCCAGTTCCGCGGATTCGAAAAGCTGTGCCAGGGCCGCCCGTTCTACGAAATGCCAGCCCTCATGGCCCGCATCTGCGGCATTTGTCCCGTGTCGCATCTCATCGCTTCGGCCAAAGCCTGCGACGCTCTGCTTGCGGTCCGCATCCCTGAAACCGCTGAACGCCTGCGCCGCATCATGCATCTGGCGCAGATCATCCAGTCGCACGCGCTGAGTTTCTTCTATCTCTGCTCGCCCGACTTCCTGCTCGGCATGGACTCCGATCCAGCGCACCGGAACCTCTTCGGCGTCGCTGCGCACTCGCCGCAACTCGCGCGCGACGGCGTCCAGTTGCGCAAGTTCGGACAGGAGATCATCCGTATTCTCGGCGGGAAGCGTATCCACCCCGCGTGGATCGTCCCCGGCGGCGTCAGCAATCCGCTGAAGGCCGAAGACCGCGACGCCATCCTAAAGATGGTTCCAGAAGCTCTGGAGATCGCGCAACGAACCCTCACCTGGTTTAAGCGGCAGCTCGAGAACTTCCGGGAGGAGATCCGCGTCTTCGCCAACTTCCCTTCACACTTTCTTGCTCTCGCAAAAGACGACGGCGGTCTTGCCTTCTACAAAGGCTGGATCCGCATCGTCGATGCCGACGGCGAGATCGTGAACAACTTCGAGGCTCGCGACTACCAGGAGTACATCGGCGAGGCCGTCGAGCCGAACTCATACCTGAAGTCTCCGTTTTACAAGCCGCTCGGATATCCACAAGGCATGTATCGGGTTGGACCGCTGGCCCGCCTGAACATGGCGCGCCATTGCGGCACGCCGCTCGCCGACCAGGAACTCGCCGAATTCCGCGAACTCGAGCGCCGATTCGTGCTCTCGTCGTTCTATTACCACTACGCGCGTCTCATCGAAATCCTGTTCTCGATTGAGCGTATCGAGTGGCTGTTGAACTCCGAAGGCATTCTCTCCGATCACGTTCGCGCCTACGCCGGCCCCAACGAATACGAAGGTGTTGGTGTCGCCGAAGCGCCCCGTGGCACGTTGATCCATCACTACAAGATCAACCCGAATGGCCTTATCCAGACCGCGAACCTCATCATCGCCACATCACACAACAATCTGGCCATGAATCGCGGCCTCACGCAGGTTGCCAAGCACTTCATCAAAGGGCGTGTTGTCCCCGAAGGAGCGCTCAACCGCGTGGAAGCTGTGATTCGTGCTTTCGATCCATGTTTAAGTTGCTCTACGCATGCCGATGGGCGCATGATGCTTAATGTTCAGGTATTCAGCTCCGACGGCGAACTAATCAACGAGGTCAACAGGTAA
- a CDS encoding peptidylprolyl isomerase, whose translation MRKLFVLACIFALSLGAFAQAAPAKAAPQTLRAIIDTTSGKITCELFPDKAPMTVENFVGLATGTKEWINPASKAKKKNTPLYDGTIFHRVIPGFMIQAGDPLGNGAGDPGYSFKDEFSDLRFDRPGRLAMANSGPNTNGSQFFITEVATPHLNRRHTIFGQCGPMSVISAIARTPRDPNDKPFRNIKINHITILKPGETEASAKAAQKPATPAKPATPAKK comes from the coding sequence ATGCGTAAACTCTTTGTTCTTGCCTGCATCTTCGCCTTGAGCCTTGGTGCGTTTGCTCAGGCAGCACCCGCAAAAGCTGCACCCCAAACGCTTCGCGCAATCATAGACACTACTTCCGGCAAAATTACCTGCGAACTGTTCCCCGACAAGGCTCCCATGACCGTGGAGAACTTCGTCGGCCTGGCCACGGGCACGAAAGAATGGATCAATCCGGCGTCGAAGGCCAAGAAGAAAAACACGCCTCTTTATGACGGCACTATCTTCCACCGTGTGATCCCCGGCTTCATGATCCAGGCCGGCGACCCGCTAGGTAATGGCGCAGGAGATCCCGGTTACAGCTTCAAAGACGAGTTCAGCGACCTCCGTTTCGATCGTCCCGGCCGCCTGGCGATGGCGAACTCCGGCCCAAATACGAACGGGTCACAGTTCTTCATCACCGAAGTGGCGACGCCTCACCTGAATCGCCGACACACGATCTTCGGCCAGTGCGGACCTATGTCGGTGATTTCGGCCATCGCCCGTACGCCTCGCGACCCGAACGACAAGCCGTTCCGGAACATCAAGATCAATCACATCACTATCCTGAAACCCGGCGAGACGGAAGCGTCGGCGAAGGCCGCACAAAAGCCGGCCACGCCCGCAAAGCCTGCGACG
- a CDS encoding methyltransferase domain-containing protein encodes MPVNQLETETSLAPPSSSSKDKRQLLRVLRNYVQRAGIQRSDSILVVGGGEDDIQMLTALGLTNFVISNLAESGADLDAENIALPDNSYDVVFAHAVLHHCRSPHKAVGEMLRVARKNVMFVEPNDSLFMRTLVRSGFSFPYEVAAVMANEYIRGGVRDTCIPNYLYRWNLPELQKTAASAMPEHRLFCYGSGYWDFYVNERELGYRKGTRIGKITNLIGARNFIRLLHFSQRMLNVFPPIRHQGNKFFGGIQKSPDLQPWLVREEDRVRFNRNWS; translated from the coding sequence GTGCCGGTAAACCAGCTCGAAACTGAAACCAGCCTTGCCCCGCCCTCGTCCTCCAGCAAGGACAAGCGCCAGCTTTTGCGCGTGCTTCGCAATTACGTCCAACGTGCGGGGATCCAGCGTTCCGATTCGATCCTGGTCGTGGGCGGTGGTGAGGACGATATCCAGATGCTCACCGCTCTCGGGCTGACCAACTTCGTGATTTCGAACCTGGCCGAATCGGGCGCCGATCTCGACGCCGAAAACATCGCTCTTCCCGACAACTCCTACGACGTAGTTTTCGCGCACGCCGTTCTCCATCACTGCCGGTCACCGCACAAGGCGGTGGGCGAAATGTTGCGTGTCGCTCGCAAAAACGTCATGTTCGTCGAACCGAATGATTCCCTCTTTATGCGCACGCTGGTCCGGTCAGGTTTCAGTTTTCCTTATGAAGTCGCAGCCGTGATGGCGAACGAGTATATCCGCGGCGGCGTGCGAGACACCTGCATCCCGAATTACCTCTACCGATGGAATCTTCCGGAACTGCAAAAGACTGCGGCATCCGCCATGCCGGAACACAGGCTCTTCTGCTACGGCTCGGGATATTGGGACTTCTACGTGAATGAGCGCGAACTGGGCTATCGCAAAGGGACTCGCATCGGGAAGATCACCAACCTCATCGGCGCACGAAACTTCATCCGGTTACTCCACTTCAGCCAGCGAATGCTGAACGTTTTCCCGCCAATCCGCCACCAGGGAAACAAGTTCTTCGGCGGAATCCAGAAGTCACCGGACCTTCAGCCATGGCTCGTACGTGAAGAGGACAGGGTCAGGTTCAATAGAAACTGGAGTTAA
- a CDS encoding NuoF family protein encodes MTLDELRELAETEREKQTQVKHEIHVCTAAACLSQRSDQVKASLEAEIKAHGKEDCCKVKGVGCMGLCAAGPLVSDESNGRLYQNVRPADENTDTKEIVASLESEPVERLSLSPELPFFKEQKKIVLENSGKIDPERIEDYICAGGYEALLTALTEMRPLEVIEQITKSGLRGRGGAGYPTGLKWSTVAKASPHNGAKYVICNGDEGDPGAFMDRSVLESDPQRVLEGMAIAAYAVGANRGFIYVRAEYPLAIKRLKIAIKQAETMGLLGANIADTTFSFKIELRLGAGAFVCGEETALIASVEGKRGNPRPRPPYPAQEGLWNAPTLINNVETFANVAPIIRNGGAWYAAIGTEKSKGTKVFALAGRVANTGLIEIPMGMPLRHVIYQLGGGIPDNRRFKAAQTGGPSGGCIPEEYLDMPVDYESLASVGSIMGSGGLIVMDETSCMPDVAKYFMDFCCTESCGKCIPCRVGTVHMHNLLSRITAGEATPEDLALLERLCDVVRNTSLCGLGQSAPNPVATTLKYFRKEYIDHIHHKRCTAGVCEGLARPGKDDKPKGKPAEVTA; translated from the coding sequence ATGACGCTTGATGAACTTCGCGAACTGGCCGAGACGGAGCGCGAGAAGCAGACGCAGGTGAAACACGAAATTCATGTGTGCACTGCAGCGGCGTGTCTCTCTCAACGAAGCGATCAGGTGAAAGCTTCGCTCGAAGCCGAGATCAAGGCCCACGGCAAGGAAGATTGCTGCAAGGTGAAGGGTGTCGGCTGTATGGGCCTATGCGCCGCCGGCCCGCTGGTTTCGGACGAGTCCAACGGACGGCTATACCAGAACGTTCGCCCGGCGGATGAGAACACCGATACGAAGGAGATCGTTGCTTCTCTGGAGAGCGAACCCGTCGAGAGGCTGTCGCTCTCGCCTGAGCTTCCCTTCTTCAAAGAGCAGAAGAAGATCGTTCTCGAAAACTCCGGCAAGATCGATCCCGAAAGAATTGAAGACTACATCTGCGCTGGCGGCTACGAAGCCCTGCTTACCGCGTTGACAGAGATGCGGCCTCTGGAAGTGATTGAGCAGATCACCAAGAGCGGACTTCGCGGTCGAGGTGGAGCTGGATACCCGACAGGGTTGAAATGGTCGACGGTTGCGAAGGCGTCTCCGCATAACGGAGCGAAGTACGTCATCTGCAACGGGGACGAAGGCGATCCCGGGGCCTTCATGGACCGTAGCGTTCTCGAGAGCGACCCGCAACGGGTGCTCGAGGGCATGGCCATCGCTGCATACGCCGTAGGAGCGAATCGTGGATTCATTTACGTTCGCGCCGAATATCCGTTGGCGATCAAGCGGCTGAAGATCGCCATCAAGCAGGCAGAAACGATGGGGCTGCTCGGCGCCAACATAGCCGATACAACCTTCAGTTTCAAGATCGAGCTTCGTCTCGGAGCAGGAGCATTCGTCTGCGGCGAAGAGACCGCGCTGATTGCATCGGTCGAAGGCAAGCGTGGAAATCCTCGTCCCCGGCCGCCTTATCCGGCACAGGAAGGCCTGTGGAATGCTCCCACGCTCATCAACAACGTGGAGACATTCGCCAACGTTGCGCCCATCATCCGCAACGGAGGCGCGTGGTACGCCGCCATCGGCACCGAAAAGAGCAAAGGCACAAAGGTCTTCGCTCTTGCGGGACGAGTCGCCAATACCGGCTTGATTGAGATTCCCATGGGCATGCCGCTTCGGCATGTGATTTATCAACTCGGCGGAGGCATTCCGGATAACCGCAGATTCAAAGCGGCGCAAACTGGAGGCCCCTCGGGGGGCTGTATCCCCGAAGAGTATCTCGATATGCCGGTCGACTACGAGTCACTCGCCAGCGTGGGGTCCATCATGGGATCGGGAGGACTGATCGTCATGGACGAGACCTCCTGCATGCCCGATGTAGCGAAGTACTTCATGGACTTCTGCTGCACCGAGTCTTGCGGCAAATGTATTCCGTGTCGTGTGGGCACGGTCCACATGCATAACCTGCTGAGTCGGATTACGGCAGGAGAGGCGACACCGGAAGATCTCGCTCTGCTGGAACGGCTCTGCGATGTGGTGCGTAACACCTCGCTGTGCGGACTCGGCCAAAGCGCGCCGAACCCGGTTGCCACCACCCTCAAATACTTCCGGAAGGAATACATAGACCATATACACCACAAGCGATGTACCGCAGGCGTCTGCGAAGGACTGGCACGCCCGGGCAAAGACGATAAGCCCAAAGGCAAACCGGCGGAGGTGACCGCATGA